From the genome of Vicia villosa cultivar HV-30 ecotype Madison, WI linkage group LG2, Vvil1.0, whole genome shotgun sequence, one region includes:
- the LOC131646090 gene encoding universal stress protein PHOS32-like isoform X1 encodes MGKRGTRLPGFCLNRIRPHARVRSPIIQIKNKSDNDTKIDEKTGNSSCSVCEEKFIVDDGVKQGSVIGRKIMIVIDSSFEAKGALQWALTHTVQNQDTVVLLHVMKSSKQVATDDEASRKETDPRAYELASSFKNMCNAKMPEVQIEIAVTEGKEKGPKIVEEAKKHGVGLLVLGQKKRSTTWRLLMMWAGNRVTGGVVEYCIQNAHCMAIAVRRKSKKFGGYMITTKRHKDFWLLA; translated from the exons ATGGGAAAGAGAGGAACAAGGTTACCTGGTTTTTGCTTGAACCGAATTAGGCCTCATGCGAGGGTGCGTTCGCCAATTATACAAATCAAGAACAAAAGTGATAATGATACTAAAATTGATGAGAAAACTGGGAATTCTTCATGCAGTGTTTGTGAGGAGAAATTTATTGTCGATGATGGTGTGAAACAAGGGTCAGTAATTGGTAGGAAGATTATGATTGTGATTGATTCAAGTTTTGAAGCTAAGGGTGCTTTGCAATGGGCACTAACTCACACTGTTCAGAATCAGGATACTGTTGTTCTTCTTCATGTGATGAAATCTTCTAAACAAG TAGCCACTGATGATGAAGCTTCTAGAAAGGAAACAGATCCAAGAGCTTATGAGCTTGCTTCTTCTTTCAAGAATATGTGTAATGCGAAGATGCCCGAG GTACAAATTGAGATTGCAGTAACAGAAGGGAAAGAAAAGGGACCAAAAATAGTGGAGGAAGCAAAAAAACATGGCGTGGGACTTTTGGTTTTGGGGCAGAAGAAGAGGTCCACCACATGGCGTCTTCTAATGATGTGGGCAGGCAATAGAGTAACTGGTGGTGTGGTGGAGTATTGTATACAAAATGCACATTGTATGGCAATTGCTGTGAGAAGAAAGAGCAAGAAATTTGGAGGGTATATGATTACTACTAAACGTCATAAAGATTTCTGGCTTTTAGCTTAA
- the LOC131646090 gene encoding universal stress protein PHOS32-like isoform X2, producing MGKRGTRLPGFCLNRIRPHARVRSPIIQIKNKSDNDTKIDEKTGNSSCSVCEEKFIVDDGVKQGSVIGRKIMIVIDSSFEAKGALQWALTHTVQNQDTVVLLHVMKSSKQATDDEASRKETDPRAYELASSFKNMCNAKMPEVQIEIAVTEGKEKGPKIVEEAKKHGVGLLVLGQKKRSTTWRLLMMWAGNRVTGGVVEYCIQNAHCMAIAVRRKSKKFGGYMITTKRHKDFWLLA from the exons ATGGGAAAGAGAGGAACAAGGTTACCTGGTTTTTGCTTGAACCGAATTAGGCCTCATGCGAGGGTGCGTTCGCCAATTATACAAATCAAGAACAAAAGTGATAATGATACTAAAATTGATGAGAAAACTGGGAATTCTTCATGCAGTGTTTGTGAGGAGAAATTTATTGTCGATGATGGTGTGAAACAAGGGTCAGTAATTGGTAGGAAGATTATGATTGTGATTGATTCAAGTTTTGAAGCTAAGGGTGCTTTGCAATGGGCACTAACTCACACTGTTCAGAATCAGGATACTGTTGTTCTTCTTCATGTGATGAAATCTTCTAAACAAG CCACTGATGATGAAGCTTCTAGAAAGGAAACAGATCCAAGAGCTTATGAGCTTGCTTCTTCTTTCAAGAATATGTGTAATGCGAAGATGCCCGAG GTACAAATTGAGATTGCAGTAACAGAAGGGAAAGAAAAGGGACCAAAAATAGTGGAGGAAGCAAAAAAACATGGCGTGGGACTTTTGGTTTTGGGGCAGAAGAAGAGGTCCACCACATGGCGTCTTCTAATGATGTGGGCAGGCAATAGAGTAACTGGTGGTGTGGTGGAGTATTGTATACAAAATGCACATTGTATGGCAATTGCTGTGAGAAGAAAGAGCAAGAAATTTGGAGGGTATATGATTACTACTAAACGTCATAAAGATTTCTGGCTTTTAGCTTAA
- the LOC131648881 gene encoding probable E3 ubiquitin-protein ligase RHB1A produces MGCLCSCLRASTPPRRRNRDQTPPPSRSTTPSYYGNRDFNSNFTYSYRHRGSTSAPFPLAKNPAAPELLEPNFADSTSIDWSDESKSSEGISCPICFEGYTIENPMITIECSHHYHLSCIYEWMNKSDTCPACRRVIIFDNPELHEFRY; encoded by the exons ATGGGTTGCTTATGCAGTTGTTTAAGAGCTTCGACTCCTCCTCGTCGGAGAAATAGAGACCAGACTCCGCCGCCTTCACGGAGTACTACTCCTTCTTATTATGGAAATAGAGATTTTAACTCTAATTTTACCTACTCT TATAGGCATAGAGGATCAACTTCTGCACCATTTCCATTAGCAAAGAATCCTGCTGCTCCTGAGCTACTAGAACCTAATTTCGCCGATTCCACTTCCATAGATTGGTCAGATGAATCTAAATCATCCGAAGGAATTTCATGTCCTATATGTTTTGAAg GGTATACTATTGAAAATCCTATGATTACTATAGAGTGCAGTCACCATTATCACCTTAGCTGTATATATGAATGGATGAATAAGAGTGATACTTGTCCAGCTTGTAGACGG GTGATAATCTTTGACAATCCTGAATTGCACGAGTTCAGATATTGA